One region of Oryza sativa Japonica Group chromosome 5, ASM3414082v1 genomic DNA includes:
- the LOC4338062 gene encoding uncharacterized protein isoform X1, with protein MFQMRICNQKPSNVLKTRTNKIGNNMTMGNKGRLFLHRIKKEKKNAQSHVRLGQNQPTAAPKKRQCSTTNFIADNSMEDTNIHVQNKVLQLPTKQSTIYKSNQTYGQNHLEKQRKIICVKNKGNMNQNDHMQQGKNNSNAYKIGTNVFLKSWKNRNKNVAVASIVSCDPTRKVAGVELGTEYLMVHVHFPLAKYEELIRPYKGYKIISNVVKLDIAWPAIFVDKINGS; from the exons ATGTTCCAAATGAGGATTTGCAACCAAAAACCAAGCAATGTGTTGAAGACAAG aacaaacAAAATTGGGAACAACATGACTATGGGAAACAAAGGAAGGTTATTTCTGCACAG aataaagaaagagaaaaaaaatgctcaGAGCCATGTTAGACTAGGCCAAAACCAACCAACTGCTGCTCCTAAG AAAAGACAGTGCAGCACAACAAACTTTATCGCTGACAATTCAATGGAG GACACAAATATCCATGTTCAGAACAAGGTTTTGCAACTACCAACCAAGCAATCTACTATATATAAG AGCAATCAAACTTATGGCCAAAATCACCTTGAGAAACAGAGGAAGATTATTTGTGTGAAG AATAAAGGAAACATGAACCAGAATGATCACATGCAACAAGGGAAGAATAATTCTAATGCTTATAAG ATTGGAACTAATGTATTCTTGAAAAGCTGGAAAAATCGAAATAAGAATGTggctgttgcttcaattgtaagCTGTGATCCAACACGCAAAGTTGCAGGTGTTGAGCTAGGAACTGAATACTTGATGGTGCATGTTCATTTTCCATTGGCAAAATATGAAGAATTGATCAGGCCATACAAAGGCTACAAAATTATTAGCAATGTCGTAAAACTTGATATTGCGTGGCCAGCAATTTTT GTTGACAAGATAAATGGATCATGA
- the LOC4338062 gene encoding uncharacterized protein isoform X3 produces MHEKLLKHPRIKKEKKNAQSHVRLGQNQPTAAPKKRQCSTTNFIADNSMEDTNIHVQNKVLQLPTKQSTIYKSNQTYGQNHLEKQRKIICVKNKGNMNQNDHMQQGKNNSNAYKIGTNVFLKSWKNRNKNVAVASIVSCDPTRKVAGVELGTEYLMVHVHFPLAKYEELIRPYKGYKIISNVVKLDIAWPAIFVDKINGS; encoded by the exons ATGCACGAAAAGTTGTTGAAGCATCCAAG aataaagaaagagaaaaaaaatgctcaGAGCCATGTTAGACTAGGCCAAAACCAACCAACTGCTGCTCCTAAG AAAAGACAGTGCAGCACAACAAACTTTATCGCTGACAATTCAATGGAG GACACAAATATCCATGTTCAGAACAAGGTTTTGCAACTACCAACCAAGCAATCTACTATATATAAG AGCAATCAAACTTATGGCCAAAATCACCTTGAGAAACAGAGGAAGATTATTTGTGTGAAG AATAAAGGAAACATGAACCAGAATGATCACATGCAACAAGGGAAGAATAATTCTAATGCTTATAAG ATTGGAACTAATGTATTCTTGAAAAGCTGGAAAAATCGAAATAAGAATGTggctgttgcttcaattgtaagCTGTGATCCAACACGCAAAGTTGCAGGTGTTGAGCTAGGAACTGAATACTTGATGGTGCATGTTCATTTTCCATTGGCAAAATATGAAGAATTGATCAGGCCATACAAAGGCTACAAAATTATTAGCAATGTCGTAAAACTTGATATTGCGTGGCCAGCAATTTTT GTTGACAAGATAAATGGATCATGA
- the LOC4338062 gene encoding uncharacterized protein isoform X6 has translation MFQMRICNQKPSNVLKTRTNKIGNNMTMGNKGRLFLHRIKKEKKNAQSHVRLGQNQPTAAPKKRQCSTTNFIADNSMEDTNIHVQNKVLQLPTKQSTIYKNKGNMNQNDHMQQGKNNSNAYKVDKINGS, from the exons ATGTTCCAAATGAGGATTTGCAACCAAAAACCAAGCAATGTGTTGAAGACAAG aacaaacAAAATTGGGAACAACATGACTATGGGAAACAAAGGAAGGTTATTTCTGCACAG aataaagaaagagaaaaaaaatgctcaGAGCCATGTTAGACTAGGCCAAAACCAACCAACTGCTGCTCCTAAG AAAAGACAGTGCAGCACAACAAACTTTATCGCTGACAATTCAATGGAG GACACAAATATCCATGTTCAGAACAAGGTTTTGCAACTACCAACCAAGCAATCTACTATATATAAG AATAAAGGAAACATGAACCAGAATGATCACATGCAACAAGGGAAGAATAATTCTAATGCTTATAAG GTTGACAAGATAAATGGATCATGA
- the LOC4338062 gene encoding uncharacterized protein isoform X5, producing MFQMRICNQKPSNVLKTRTNKIGNNMTMGNKGRLFLHRIKKEKKNAQSHVRLGQNQPTAAPKKRQCSTTNFIADNSMEDTNIHVQNKVLQLPTKQSTIYKSNQTYGQNHLEKQRKIICVKNKGNMNQNDHMQQGKNNSNAYKVDKINGS from the exons ATGTTCCAAATGAGGATTTGCAACCAAAAACCAAGCAATGTGTTGAAGACAAG aacaaacAAAATTGGGAACAACATGACTATGGGAAACAAAGGAAGGTTATTTCTGCACAG aataaagaaagagaaaaaaaatgctcaGAGCCATGTTAGACTAGGCCAAAACCAACCAACTGCTGCTCCTAAG AAAAGACAGTGCAGCACAACAAACTTTATCGCTGACAATTCAATGGAG GACACAAATATCCATGTTCAGAACAAGGTTTTGCAACTACCAACCAAGCAATCTACTATATATAAG AGCAATCAAACTTATGGCCAAAATCACCTTGAGAAACAGAGGAAGATTATTTGTGTGAAG AATAAAGGAAACATGAACCAGAATGATCACATGCAACAAGGGAAGAATAATTCTAATGCTTATAAG GTTGACAAGATAAATGGATCATGA
- the LOC4338062 gene encoding uncharacterized protein isoform X4 has translation MFQMRICNQKPSNVLKTRTNKIGNNMTMGNKGRLFLHRIKKEKKNAQSHVRLGQNQPTAAPKKRQCSTTNFIADNSMEDTNIHVQNKVLQLPTKQSTIYKSNQTYGQNHLEKQRKIICVKNKGNMNQNDHMQQGKNNSNAYKIGTNVFLKSWKNRNKNVAVASIVSCDPTRKVAG, from the exons ATGTTCCAAATGAGGATTTGCAACCAAAAACCAAGCAATGTGTTGAAGACAAG aacaaacAAAATTGGGAACAACATGACTATGGGAAACAAAGGAAGGTTATTTCTGCACAG aataaagaaagagaaaaaaaatgctcaGAGCCATGTTAGACTAGGCCAAAACCAACCAACTGCTGCTCCTAAG AAAAGACAGTGCAGCACAACAAACTTTATCGCTGACAATTCAATGGAG GACACAAATATCCATGTTCAGAACAAGGTTTTGCAACTACCAACCAAGCAATCTACTATATATAAG AGCAATCAAACTTATGGCCAAAATCACCTTGAGAAACAGAGGAAGATTATTTGTGTGAAG AATAAAGGAAACATGAACCAGAATGATCACATGCAACAAGGGAAGAATAATTCTAATGCTTATAAG ATTGGAACTAATGTATTCTTGAAAAGCTGGAAAAATCGAAATAAGAATGTggctgttgcttcaattgtaagCTGTGATCCAACACGCAAAGTTGCAG GTTGA
- the LOC4338062 gene encoding uncharacterized protein isoform X2 — protein MFQMRICNQKPSNVLKTRTNKIGNNMTMGNKGRLFLHRIKKEKKNAQSHVRLGQNQPTAAPKKRQCSTTNFIADNSMEDTNIHVQNKVLQLPTKQSTIYKNKGNMNQNDHMQQGKNNSNAYKIGTNVFLKSWKNRNKNVAVASIVSCDPTRKVAGVELGTEYLMVHVHFPLAKYEELIRPYKGYKIISNVVKLDIAWPAIFVDKINGS, from the exons ATGTTCCAAATGAGGATTTGCAACCAAAAACCAAGCAATGTGTTGAAGACAAG aacaaacAAAATTGGGAACAACATGACTATGGGAAACAAAGGAAGGTTATTTCTGCACAG aataaagaaagagaaaaaaaatgctcaGAGCCATGTTAGACTAGGCCAAAACCAACCAACTGCTGCTCCTAAG AAAAGACAGTGCAGCACAACAAACTTTATCGCTGACAATTCAATGGAG GACACAAATATCCATGTTCAGAACAAGGTTTTGCAACTACCAACCAAGCAATCTACTATATATAAG AATAAAGGAAACATGAACCAGAATGATCACATGCAACAAGGGAAGAATAATTCTAATGCTTATAAG ATTGGAACTAATGTATTCTTGAAAAGCTGGAAAAATCGAAATAAGAATGTggctgttgcttcaattgtaagCTGTGATCCAACACGCAAAGTTGCAGGTGTTGAGCTAGGAACTGAATACTTGATGGTGCATGTTCATTTTCCATTGGCAAAATATGAAGAATTGATCAGGCCATACAAAGGCTACAAAATTATTAGCAATGTCGTAAAACTTGATATTGCGTGGCCAGCAATTTTT GTTGACAAGATAAATGGATCATGA
- the LOC136356541 gene encoding uncharacterized protein: MARSRRRCIVQSHEEYLSEEHIAEENAPKQLATPSEQETICSDVQEGNEDTNDDVGEANEDTDDDASMNAGEGNEESDDDVEINVRDENGTIETRGKTKLKDIWNLPKRLRIVVQCNDLNQAVGDEAGILSKFLGMMRFLYAPRMEEFILKTIRERWRGHKAKLKEKYFDVNKSKEANCNNVPADVLPDQWIALINHWMSEKSKKISKQNKENCRKKKALHTAGTNSFARTREEMRQKDPAKNPHRAIVYIQTHKRKTGKNLNGHVDNLKKLVVEQPALADTSEGRTAWKGDALNQILGDDKPGLDDNWSEDVVAARLQLEKIENHVQNHDAELLELKAKTNKLEKEQMNQGGLDRVSTNKEASVDGPISKRRVCISMEDYPI; the protein is encoded by the exons ATGGCAAGGAGTAGAAGGCGGTGCATTGTTCAAAGCCATGAGGAATATTTGTCAGAGGAACACATTGCAGAAGAAAATGCCCCTAAACAGCTTGCCACACCATCTGAACAAGAAACAATATGTAGTGATGTTCAAGAGGGTAATGAAGATACTAATGACGATGTTGGAGAAGCCAATGAAGATACTGATGACGATGCTAGTATGAATGCTGGAGAAGGCAATGAAGAATCTGATGATGATGTTGAAATTAATGTTCGAG ATGAAAATGGAACAATTGAAACACGTGGGAAGACAAAACTGAAAGATATTTGGAACCTTCCGAAAAGGCTTAGGATTGTGGTTCAGTGCAATGATCTCAACCAGGCAGTAGGAGATGAAGCTGGAATTTTGTCTAAATTTCTTGGAATG ATGAGATTCCTTTATGCTCCTCGGATGGAAGAATTCATATTAAAAACAATtagagagagatggaggggaCATAAAGCAAAACTAAAAGAAAAGTATTTTGATGTGAATAAGAGCAAAGAAGCTAATTGCAACAATGTCCCAGCTGATGTGCTTCCTGACCAGTGGATTGCTCTTATCAATCATTGGATGAGCGAGAAATCGAAG AAAATAAGCAAGCAGAACAAGGAAAATTGTCGAAAGAAGAAGGCATTACACACAGCAGGGACAAATAGTTTTGCTCGTACAAGAGAAGAGATG AGACAAAAAGATCCTGCAAAGAATCCTCACAGAGCTATTGTGTACATCCAAACACACAAGCGCAAAACTGGCAAGAATCTAAATGGGCATGTG GATAATTTGAAGAAACTTGTAGTTGAACAACCAGCTTTAGCAGACACTAGTGAAGGAAGGACTGCTTGGAAAGGAGATGCATTGAACCAAATACTTGGAGATGACAAGCCTGG ACTGGATGATAACTGGAGTGAAGATGTTGTGGCTGCTAGACTGCAGTTGGAAAAGATCGAAAATCATGTCCAGAATCATGATGCTGAGCTTTTGGAATTGAAAGCGAAGACAAACAAGTTGGAAAAAGAACAAATGAATCAG GGAGGTTTAGATCGAGTATCTACAAACAAAGAAGCTAGTGTTGATGGCCCTATTTCGAAAAGGAGGGTATGTATCTCTATGGAAGATTACCCTatatag